The DNA sequence CTAAACGAGAACTCTTGCGTGCAATCCCAAAGCTCAAGACAATATAAATACAGAGTTTGTGTGATCGAAATAATGTCAAGTGTGTTTACTTTTATTATGTTTAACCATTTCAACGCGTTAAAAGATTGTTGCCAATAATCATTTGTCACACGGTGAATATGTCAGGTTTTGAGGGCCTCAAGTCTGCAAATTCTGTCCTTTAAAATTTTTCTGAACTGTCAGTACTTCTTACGAGTTCAGATTATGTATCATTAGATACCGTTATGGCTTTATTATCACCTTGATACTCTTGCTGATCATTTTGATATGTGACTCATTGGGCGATCAATCGGAAAATTATCAGATATCTGTAAATGTATGTAAAGAAGGAAAAACATGCATTTTTcaagcagtgttgtaaaaaatgaaaatcatcaTTCATCGTAATACCAGAGTTTTAGAACACTAGTTGTTAAACAACCTTGTAAAGTTTGAAAATCTATGCATTCGACTTAACTGAACACTGccaatttcaaatatacaacTAGTCGAGCCGCGCAACACACATTAACTCCACATTGTCCGCCTGGGCCGTGACCAAACTCGCATGGATTTATTTTTGGACTCCTCCCGAAAGACCTCATACTAATGGGGTTgttttggctgcttatattcaaaaCAAATCTTTTCCTTCTTTATGATGTCGGACTACGGTTGACACCCACTCAACATGTACAACTACTTTTGGGTGTGATCAATCGAGTGAAAATCGGATACAAACACTTTCTGCAGAGAACTTGTACTAATAGTTTGCCATGCATATTAGTTCTTCTGGCTAAATGAGCAGTTCTGGAACCATTCTGCTGTGTGTGTAATGATGCAACTGAAACTTTATTTTGTTTAAGCAAGTAGTGGCCCTTTATCGTGGTGTCACAAGCCCCTTTCGCTGAGGCCTTGGCATGCAGAGAGGTTTTAAGTTGGTCGAAGAGGATTGCCAGATGCTCTGCAGAATGTTAGTTCCAAGGCACATGTTTAGTgttttatttctcttttttgaACTTTATTAAATAACAAAAGATTCGATTGTGTTATCAGTTTCCTGAAAATTGAACTTGGGAACAGACGTAATTAGTATAGTAATGAGTAGCACGTTATAGAGGCCGAGACGTGGCAGTTGGATTCCTTCTTGGTGGATTGTACTGTCTTTTAGGTCCGTGAACTTGGCGTGCTCAATAATTGAAGGAGCGTGCTGCTTCGCTAAAATGTGCCCAAACATGGCACAGAACATGAAACACAACTTTGGAAATCAGCGGAGTGTCACTTATAGTATAAAGTAAGAAATCAGTTAGAACGCGAATGGAGAAAAAAATATCACCCTGTCAGTTGTCACTAGCTGATAATATAGAATATGATGGGGCTGACAATTTGGAAAATGAAGGGCGTTAATGATTTACGTCGACTCATGGCTGGCTCTGGCTATAAACTGTGCTCATAACTTCAACATGCTAGCCGACGTAGTGTGTTCACAGGTTCAGTTGCTAAGAAGTTCACAAGTCTCAGCTTCTCAGGTATGCAGAATTTTTGCAGaatctcaaaaataatttcacagAATTTTTGGGGAATTTTTCACTTTGAGGAATTGATTCATGCATGTAGACATTACAGGTATAACTGTTCAATTtataagaaattttattttgactCTGAACAGCAGATCTGAAATTGTGTCATGGAGTGGAACTGGAACTATGTCATATGGTCCGCATTGATATGTTTGATTTCACTTGTTTGGAGCTTGAGGAAGAATAGTTACAGACGTTCAAAGCTCCCTCCTGGCCCTAAGGGCTGGCCATTGTTCGGAAATCTTTTTGATCTTGGAAGCTTGCCTCACAGGAGTTTGGAAGCACTAAAACAGGACTATGGTCCTGTTGTGTGGTTAGATCTTGGCAGCGTCAAGACCATGGTGCTTCTTTCTGCTGCCCCTGTCGAAGAGTTATTCAAGAGTCATGATCTCTCCTTCATCAACCGGATCACTAATGATGCAATGAGGTCACATGATTACTACCAGAGCTCTATAGCATTTGGTCCATATAGTGTCTACTGGCGCACCTTGAGGCGGATATGTACCTCTGAGCTCTTTGCAAATAAGAGGCTCAATGAAACGATGATGAATAGGCAAAAAAGCGTGGATGAAATGTTGCTATGGATCCAGAAGGAAGCAGAAAGAGGTACTAGTGGAATCATAGTTCGACATTATGTGTTTCCAGCATTGTTCAACATGATTGGGAATGTCACGCTGTCTCAGGACCTAGTGGATCCACAGTCGAAGACCTCCTCTGATTTTGGCATCGCGTTGGATGGTTTCCATCAATGTCTAGGCCGTCCCAATATATCTGATCTGTTACCCTGGCTAAGAAGGTTCGACCTCCAAGGAATAAGGAGGAAAATGGATCAAGATTTAGGAAAATGCCTAGAAATTATTTCAGTATTCGTCAAGGAGCGTGTGAAGCAGAGGCAACTACAAGAATCATCACAACAGAGGCAACTACAAGAATCATCACAACAGGACTTTTTGGATGTGTTGTTAGATTACAGGGGCAGTGGAAATGACGAACCAGCTAAACTATCAGAATTCCAAGTCACAATTTTTCTAATGGTAAGTCCAAGAACAGAATTTGATAACAGTCTCTCTACTTTAAGGATAGGGGCAAGActgcgtacattttaccctcctcagaccctgctctaagcgggatatactgagtatgtaTGGTATGGTATCTATACTTTTGTTGTTTGTGAACTACAATAGTAGAGTTATCTGACTGCTTATATTCTAGCTATATGCTCCTTCCACAACCGATGTGAGACAGCTCCTAACACTAAGCGGGTAAGATTTGTGCAGGAAATGTTTATTGCTGGAACGGATACAACAAGCAGCACGACTGAGTGGGCGCTGAGTGAGCTCTTACAAAATCCTGAGCAAATGAAGAGAGTTAAAGCTGAGATTTCCAGTGTCGTTGGAGCAAACAAACAACTGAAAGAGAGCGACACTGATAAGCTACATTATCTGCAGGCCATTGTGGACGagacactacgcctgcaccctCCTGCTCCAATTTTACTTCCCAGAAAGGCGGTCCGAGAGACCAACTTCATGGGCTATACTATTCCCAAGGACACACAAGTCTTAATCAATAACTGGGCAATAGGGAGAGACAAAGATTTATGGGAGGATCCTTTGTCATTTAAGCCTGAGAGGTTCTTGGACTCGAAGATCAACTACAAGGGTCAGAATTACGAGTTTTTACCATTCGGAGCAGGGAGAAGAATTTGCCCGGGCCTTCCATTGGCTCATCGCATGGTACCCTTAGTTCTAGGCTCCCTACTTCACCACTTTGAGTGGGAGCTTTGTGATGGTGTGAAGACTATTGACATGAGGGAGACTCTGGGGTCAGCATCGAAAAAACTAGAACTCTTACGAGCAGTTCCAAAACGAAAGATGACTTAATAGTAGTTACTAAAGCTTATAAGCTGGTTTTTTGGAACAGGCCAGATGAAATAAAGTCAGGTAAGGTAGTTTGGAAACAAGCAAAAATAAAGACAGTTGAGGTACTGGATTTGTGATTGTTGTACTATCTTGTTTGATGATTGAGTATTATGTtcgtgtcggacactcgacacttCCACCTGGGTATGGACACTACGAAACTTATTTTgggctaaaaaaaattatgaaattttcaACTTTGTAACCTAACtgaaaaaatctaattttttttgtcacaaataACCATTGACCTAAATTAACAGATCATCTGATTGCAGACAAGAGAGAAACAAATTGTCAACTGATATATACTCTACTTCTTTAGATGTCAACTGGTACGTCCTTTTCATGAATCGTAAACCaaatgtaaataaaattttgaatgacCTCTTGATCAGGTGATATCTCCCTTGCTTGCTTTGTGCGAGCCCGAGGGTCCGAACACAAACTTATTCAATCTTTATTTCACGAGTCACCGaacttatatttttatcaacTTAAACCCTactgtttatgaatgataaaagAAAACCGAAAAGGAAAAAATAATGTTGTATCAGAATAGTTAAACTTCCGAAGCTGTGATAAACACACATTAAAGGATAAAATGATGCGAAGAAAATTTCAACTTGGTGAGCCCAACAGAATATTTTGAACTGTGCACCTAAATCTTGAGGGTGTGGCTGTCctaattttcaagaaaaattcCATAAATATTACTGTTTGATAAGATGGCTTCCGACCTACTACTTTGCAAATTGcaatccaaaatattaaatcGTGCTGCGTTTATCATATTTTCCTTATTAACACTACATAATCTAACGTTTGGAAACCCTAAACGCTATTTCAAGTAGCATTTTACTCTAAaacgttaatttttttttacgttttgtagtgattttcaggctcaaacgcaACACGATCTAGCGTTtacttcaaaaattaaaacgcCGGATCATCTGGCCTCTGGCGTTACCAAAAGATATTTAGGGTCATTTTCCCAACTTTGTTACTTTGGGCGTTACTTGTGGAAATTATGGCATATGGGCCTTTTCTCAAATCTTGAAGGATTCTTTATCAAGTATCTTTCATACATATAATTGCAAATATCATTCAGTTGTCGATCATTCATAGTCAATTCTGTCTACCTTTAAACAGCAACTCTGCAACTGTAATGGAGTGGAACCAGAACTATGTTATCTGGTCTGCATTGATAAGTTTGATCTCAGTTGTTTGGCACTTGAGGAGTAAGAATAGTTACAAAGGTTCCAAGCTCCCTCCTGGTCCTAAGGGATGGCCAATTTTCGGAAACCTTTTCGATCTTGGAAGCTTGCCACACAGGAGTCTTGGAGCTCTGAGACAAGAACATGGTCCTGTTGTGTGGTTAAATCTTGGTTTTGTCAAGACCATGGTGCTTCTTTCAGCTGGTGCAGCCGAGGAGTTTTTTAAGAACCATGATCTCTCCTTTGTTGATCGCTTCATTAATGATTCCATGAGGTCACATAACTATGATAAGATCTCTATAGCTTTTGGCTCATACACCCCTTACTCGCGCACCTTGAGGCGAATATGTACTTCTGAGCTGTTCGCTAACAAGCGGATTAATGACACAATGTTGATCAGGCAAAGAAGTGTGGATGAACTCTTGTCATGGATTGAAAATGAGGTAGAAAAAGGTGAAAGCTGTGGAATTGTTGTGAGACACTTTGTGTTTCCAGCATTGTTTAACATGATTGGGAATCTGACTCTGTCGCGGGACTTGGTGGATCCACACTCGGAGATTTCCTCTGAGTTCTTCATGGCTATGGATGGTGTTCATGAGTGTGTTGGCCGTCCTAATATTTCTGATTTATTACCCTGGCTTAGAAGGCTTGATCTACAAGGAATAAGGAGGAAGATGGACTGTAATCTTGGAAAAGCCATTGATATAATTTCAGAATTTGTCAAGGAGCGTGTGGAACGAAGGAGACAAGAGCAGAAATCATCGTCAGAGCACAAAATGGACTTCTTGGATGTGTTGTTAGATTTCAGGGGCACTGGAAAGGATGAACCAGCCACACTATCAGAGTACCAAGTCACAGTTTTTCTAATGGTAAGTTTAGGCACAGGCTATTGTTTTGCAGACAACATGAACATTACATTATGCTTATCTAGAGGCCGTTAGGCTGGGCTTAAAATTGTGATTTATGACTTAATAATGTGATAAGCCGGGAGcttaaaatatctgtttgggtaattttgacttattacacaaacagacgtttttcagcttaaagtcagaaacAGCTATAAGTTCTGCCTTAAAGCCCAGACAAACAGGCTCCTAGGCTGTGGCATCATTGAAAACTACAATACATGTATTTAGAAGTGGATGTCATTTGTGCAGGAGATGTTTTTTGCTGGAACAGAGTCGACGAGCACTACAACTGAGTGGGCGATGTGTGAGCTCCTACAAAATCCTGATCAAATGAAGAAGGTTAAAGCTGAACTTGCTAGAGTTGTTGGAGCAAACAAAAAGCTGCTAGAGAGTGACATTGATAATCTTCCTTACTTGCAAGCAATTGTAGCCGAGACACTACGCCTACATCCTCCCGGTCCACTTCTGATTCCAAGGAAGGCTGTTCGCGAAACCAATTTCATGGGCTATAGTATTCCTAAAAACACACAAGTTATGGTCAATTGCTGGGCTATTGGAAGAGATGGAGATAGCTGGGAGGATGCTTCGTCGTTTAAGCCTGAGAGGTTTTTGGACTCGAATGTTAATTACAAGGGTCAGAGCTATCAGTTTTTACCATTTGGAGCTGGCAGAAGGATGTGCCCGGGTCTTCCATTGGCTCATCGGATAGTACCATTGGTCCTGGGCTCCTTGCTTCACCATTTTATGTGGGAGCTGAGTGGCGGTGagaagatcataaatatggcaGAGACCATGGGGGCAGGGGTGAAAATGCTTCACCCCTTACAAGCAATTCCAAAACGAAAGATTATGTGATCGATAAATGATGTGTTATGTCTATGTATTATCTATGAGCTTTACAACATTGTTATTCACCTTTTTACTATCTCTAATTCACAGTATCATTTTCTTTCACAGGGGCTAATTAGTATTTGATTTGTCGGCTAACGGTCTGACTTTGTTTGTTAATATGAGAACCAATAATACAAAAGGTGAAAATGAATAATTTAGTATCTCTGTCAGCAGTAATCATTTGTTCATTCATCAACCATTCATCGAAACAGTACTAGTTCATTGACTCGAACTCACAGCTTCTGATTCGACCGGGGGTCTTCTTGCTCAGCTTCTTACAACCTGGTATCTTCTTCCGTCTCTATCTCAAACAGCTTTGATCATTGTgtttcttttcttgatttgatccttcTGAGGGCAAAAACAAGTTTAAAGTCCTATAGGAAGAGAGCGTAAATGCTATGTTAAAGACGAGGTCAATACA is a window from the Daucus carota subsp. sativus chromosome 8, DH1 v3.0, whole genome shotgun sequence genome containing:
- the LOC108198511 gene encoding uncharacterized protein LOC108198511; the encoded protein is MEWNWNHVIWLALISLVSLVWHLKNRRGRSKLPPGPKGWPLIGNLLELGSLPHRRLEALKKDYGPVVWLNIGPIKTMVILSAGAAEELFKNHDINFADRFGNDSMRSHDYYMSSMAVGAYTSYWRTLRKICTVELFTNKRINETVLVRRRSVDELLVWIEKEADKGASDGIEVISFVFAALFNMVGNLTLSRDLVDPYSTISSEFCDTLSGFHQCLLHPNISDLFPWLSRFDLQGIRRRMDGYLGKAIEIISGFVKERVKERQKTQKLSSEQKKDFLDVLLDYRGTGRDELDSLSEHQVTIFLMEMFIAGTHTSSTTTEWALSELLQNPDQMKKVKAELARVVGAKTRLQESDIDNLPYLQAIMEETLRLHPPAPILLPRKAAQDTTFMGYNIPKNTQVLVNSWAIGRDEENWKDALSFRPERFLNSNINSKGQNYELLPFGAGRRICPGIPLAHRMVPLVLGSLLHHFEWELCDGLKKIDMTETLGATATKRELLRAIPKLKTINCVMEWNWNYVIWSALICLISLVWSLRKNSYRRSKLPPGPKGWPLFGNLFDLGSLPHRSLEALKQDYGPVVWLDLGSVKTMVLLSAAPVEELFKSHDLSFINRITNDAMRSHDYYQSSIAFGPYSVYWRTLRRICTSELFANKRLNETMMNRQKSVDEMLLWIQKEAERGTSGIIVRHYVFPALFNMIGNVTLSQDLVDPQSKTSSDFGIALDGFHQCLGRPNISDLLPWLRRFDLQGIRRKMDQDLGKCLEIISVFVKERVKQRQLQESSQQRQLQESSQQDFLDVLLDYRGSGNDEPAKLSEFQVTIFLMEMFIAGTDTTSSTTEWALSELLQNPEQMKRVKAEISSVVGANKQLKESDTDKLHYLQAIVDETLRLHPPAPILLPRKAVRETNFMGYTIPKDTQVLINNWAIGRDKDLWEDPLSFKPERFLDSKINYKGQNYEFLPFGAGRRICPGLPLAHRMVPLVLGSLLHHFEWELCDGVKTIDMRETLGSASKKLELLRAVPKRKMT
- the LOC108199219 gene encoding cytochrome P450 76A2-like encodes the protein MEWNQNYVIWSALISLISVVWHLRSKNSYKGSKLPPGPKGWPIFGNLFDLGSLPHRSLGALRQEHGPVVWLNLGFVKTMVLLSAGAAEEFFKNHDLSFVDRFINDSMRSHNYDKISIAFGSYTPYSRTLRRICTSELFANKRINDTMLIRQRSVDELLSWIENEVEKGESCGIVVRHFVFPALFNMIGNLTLSRDLVDPHSEISSEFFMAMDGVHECVGRPNISDLLPWLRRLDLQGIRRKMDCNLGKAIDIISEFVKERVERRRQEQKSSSEHKMDFLDVLLDFRGTGKDEPATLSEYQVTVFLMEMFFAGTESTSTTTEWAMCELLQNPDQMKKVKAELARVVGANKKLLESDIDNLPYLQAIVAETLRLHPPGPLLIPRKAVRETNFMGYSIPKNTQVMVNCWAIGRDGDSWEDASSFKPERFLDSNVNYKGQSYQFLPFGAGRRMCPGLPLAHRIVPLVLGSLLHHFMWELSGGEKIINMAETMGAGVKMLHPLQAIPKRKIM